In Limibacter armeniacum, the sequence GGAATGTGGATATCTTCCATACAGTAGGTTTGTTCACACTTGTGACATACAAAATGTATATGATCATCTTCATGTTTCTCTGATGAACAATCATGGCTACACAGTGCATACTTTGCGATAGCCCCATGGACATCAGGCACCTTGTGGATCAACCCTTTTTCAACAAAAGCATCTAATGCCCGGTAGATAGTAACCCTATCCTGTCCGGGCTTTAATTTTTCAGTGATATCGTGATGGGACAAAGCATGTTTTGCCTCAGCAAATAAAGTCAACAACTCAATTCTAAATGGTGTTCTCCTTATACCATGCTCTTTTAAGCTTTCTTCTATATTAAACCTCTCCATGTCGCAAAAGTATATATTTAAACT encodes:
- a CDS encoding Fur family transcriptional regulator, which translates into the protein MERFNIEESLKEHGIRRTPFRIELLTLFAEAKHALSHHDITEKLKPGQDRVTIYRALDAFVEKGLIHKVPDVHGAIAKYALCSHDCSSEKHEDDHIHFVCHKCEQTYCMEDIHIPKISLPKGYQKDHSDFIIHGTCESCSNS